From Anaerohalosphaera lusitana, one genomic window encodes:
- a CDS encoding glycoside hydrolase family 32 protein, which translates to MKNLLITTIILLSSVTAFAAKDDILIADFEQSNYGSWFISGKAFGASPAHGALPGQMTVKGYLGDCLVNSFTEGDASTGRLISPPFTIKRDYINFLIGGGYHPDQTCIQLTIDDKPVKTATGMNMELLTWHTWDVSKHIDKTARIEIIDKHTGGWGHINIDHIYQSDKPKLTGENMYVAKAMANVKRFIPQVKNDPHRPVYHFASPAMWMNDINGPIHHDGWYHIFYQHNPYGDQWGHMHWGHARSRDLVNWQHLPIGLAPSLSKGEEHCFSGCTWLDEKGTPIIFYTSIGHELPEQWAAIGDENLLNWRKPKQNPFLEMSDHGDTFIKDWRDPFIFEHGDRTFMVLGGKLEPADGGEAAATIYEAENGSLLDWTYKGIIFRHPDKNLRSLECPNFFPLQDKHVMLDSPYGPVEYFVGDFNAQTYKFDATSKGLIDHSGDYYATNIMYGPKERCILLGWIRGFKPDQGWNGVMAIPRIMTIDKAGNIIQQPAAEMKQLRTEKQNRNLVQASDSSKTVMKKAGKTFEITTTLDPGSAEKCILQLCSNADGSDAMDIVYTPGKLTVAGTAVPLDLQKGEKIDLHIFVDRTVLEVFINNGKHVVTEVIYTDPNSNAVIFRSENGRAALRDFTLYQLKPADFSLSHYN; encoded by the coding sequence ATGAAAAATTTGCTCATCACCACAATTATACTCCTGTCCTCAGTAACCGCATTCGCAGCTAAGGACGACATACTGATAGCGGACTTCGAGCAATCCAACTATGGCTCCTGGTTCATCAGCGGTAAGGCCTTCGGCGCCTCCCCAGCGCACGGAGCTCTCCCTGGACAAATGACCGTAAAGGGCTATCTGGGCGATTGCCTTGTAAATTCATTCACCGAAGGCGACGCCTCCACCGGCAGGCTCATCTCCCCGCCGTTCACGATCAAACGCGATTATATCAACTTCCTAATCGGCGGCGGCTACCACCCCGACCAAACCTGCATTCAGCTTACTATCGACGACAAGCCCGTAAAAACCGCCACCGGAATGAACATGGAGCTGCTCACCTGGCACACCTGGGACGTATCTAAACATATTGACAAAACCGCTCGCATCGAGATCATTGACAAACATACCGGCGGCTGGGGCCATATAAACATCGACCATATATACCAGAGCGATAAACCGAAACTGACCGGAGAAAACATGTACGTCGCAAAAGCGATGGCAAACGTCAAACGCTTCATCCCCCAGGTCAAGAATGATCCGCACCGCCCCGTCTACCACTTTGCTTCCCCCGCCATGTGGATGAACGACATCAACGGCCCCATACACCATGACGGCTGGTATCACATATTCTATCAGCACAATCCATACGGCGACCAGTGGGGCCACATGCACTGGGGCCACGCCCGCAGCCGTGACCTCGTAAACTGGCAGCATCTGCCGATCGGACTTGCACCCTCACTCTCAAAAGGCGAAGAGCATTGCTTTTCAGGTTGCACCTGGCTCGATGAGAAGGGCACTCCGATCATTTTCTACACCTCCATCGGCCACGAACTTCCCGAACAATGGGCCGCCATCGGTGACGAAAACCTGCTCAATTGGCGAAAGCCAAAACAAAACCCATTCCTCGAAATGTCCGATCACGGCGACACTTTCATAAAGGATTGGCGCGACCCGTTCATATTCGAACACGGCGACCGCACATTCATGGTCCTCGGCGGCAAACTCGAACCCGCAGACGGCGGCGAGGCAGCAGCGACCATCTATGAAGCCGAAAACGGTTCACTTCTGGACTGGACCTACAAGGGAATTATCTTCCGGCACCCCGACAAAAACCTCCGCAGCCTCGAATGCCCCAACTTTTTCCCGCTCCAGGACAAACACGTTATGCTCGATTCACCATACGGACCGGTCGAGTACTTTGTTGGTGACTTCAACGCGCAAACATATAAATTCGATGCAACCTCAAAGGGCCTTATAGACCACAGCGGCGACTACTACGCAACCAACATTATGTACGGCCCTAAAGAACGCTGCATCCTTCTCGGCTGGATTCGCGGCTTCAAGCCCGACCAGGGCTGGAACGGCGTCATGGCCATTCCGCGAATAATGACTATCGACAAGGCCGGAAACATAATCCAGCAACCCGCCGCCGAGATGAAACAGCTCAGGACCGAAAAACAGAATCGGAACTTAGTTCAGGCCTCAGACTCCAGCAAAACTGTAATGAAAAAGGCCGGCAAAACATTCGAGATTACAACCACCCTCGACCCCGGCTCAGCCGAAAAATGTATTCTCCAGCTTTGCTCAAACGCCGACGGCTCGGATGCAATGGACATCGTCTACACCCCCGGCAAGCTCACCGTCGCAGGGACCGCTGTACCATTAGATCTGCAAAAGGGTGAAAAGATTGACTTGCACATCTTCGTCGACCGAACGGTTCTGGAGGTCTTTATAAACAACGGTAAGCACGTGGTCACAGAAGTTATCTACACCGATCCCAATTCAAATGCTGTTATCTTCAGGTCAGAAAACGGCCGAGCTGCTCTTCGTGACTTCACCCTCTACCAGCTAAAACCTGCCGATTTCAGCCTCTCACATTACAATTGA
- a CDS encoding pseudouridine synthase, which translates to MAKRKPKQVKNKTQDKERLQKVMASAGVDSRRKCEDLILEGAVEVNGVMVNELPAFVDPDKDEIKVSGKRLKRPERVYFLLNKPRGYICTNKDPHGRKKAIDLIDTKERLISVGRLDAETTGALILTNDTGLANLLTHPKYELSKTYEVKLRGSVEGEDLEKLKKGLWLAEGRTNRAAVKVLSRTPKDTIVEITIRQGLNRQIRRMFARVGYKVKRLKRTKIGNIEMKGLPVGAYRTLTKSQVAYLKRVTAGRKGGRKKKK; encoded by the coding sequence ATGGCCAAGAGAAAACCAAAACAGGTAAAGAATAAAACGCAGGACAAGGAACGCTTACAGAAGGTAATGGCCTCGGCCGGGGTTGATTCCAGGCGCAAATGCGAGGATCTCATCCTCGAAGGCGCTGTCGAAGTCAACGGCGTAATGGTCAACGAATTACCAGCCTTCGTAGATCCCGACAAAGACGAAATAAAGGTAAGCGGAAAGCGCCTAAAACGCCCTGAACGTGTATATTTTCTGCTAAACAAGCCCCGCGGCTATATCTGCACCAACAAGGACCCGCACGGCCGAAAAAAGGCGATCGACCTGATCGACACGAAAGAAAGACTCATTTCAGTAGGCCGCCTGGATGCAGAAACCACCGGTGCACTGATACTGACAAATGATACGGGCCTGGCAAACCTGCTCACACATCCAAAATACGAGCTGTCCAAAACCTACGAAGTAAAACTCCGCGGCAGCGTCGAAGGTGAGGATCTCGAAAAGCTCAAAAAAGGACTCTGGCTCGCGGAAGGGCGTACAAACCGAGCTGCTGTGAAGGTACTCAGCCGAACGCCAAAGGACACAATAGTTGAGATCACGATCCGTCAGGGTCTCAACCGCCAGATCCGCCGAATGTTCGCACGCGTAGGCTACAAGGTCAAACGCCTCAAACGCACAAAGATCGGCAATATAGAGATGAAGGGCCTGCCAGTAGGCGCATACCGCACACTCACCAAATCCCAGGTAGCATACCTCAAAAGAGTAACAGCAGGCCGAAAGGGCGGCCGTAAAAAGAAAAAATAG